From the Anaerolineae bacterium genome, the window TGACGGCTTTGGACAAAGACACGGTTTTTTCCGAAGGTATCGCCATCGGCTCAATTCTGCATACCGACACAAATAGCCATTTAGAGCCGGTGCGCTATCCGGCCGGTTCAGGCTTTTGGCGGCTGCTGCAAGCGCCGCTGGCCCACGGGCCCAATGTAGTGGTCCGGTTGGCCAAAATAGCGGCCGATTTTATCGCTCATCCCGGCCAAAATCTAAAGGTTATTTTTGTGGACGACTGGGCCAAACGGACGCAAATCCTCATGTTTATGCAAACACTCGACAGCCGGCTCTCTTTTTCCAGGGGATTGGGAGGGATGAAAACAACCGTGGAAAAGGGGGAACAGCCCACGGCCTTCATCCCGGAAGCCAAAATATTGGTCGAGCAGTACGCCCGGTTGGTCCGGGGCAAGCCGATAGCCTTGTTAACGGAAACGCTATTGGGCATCCCGACCACGGCCCATATTTTGGGAGGCTGTGTGATGGGGCAAACCCCCGCTGAGGGTGTGATTGACAAAAATAACCGGGTCTTCGGTTATAAAAATATGTTTGTGTGTGACGGTTCAATGATCTCGGCCAACCCCGGCGTAAACCCCGCCCTGACCATTATGGCCCTCACCGAACGAGCGATGAGCAAGATACCGGGGAAGGACGACGAATGACGAATAACGAACGAGGAATGACGGACAACAACTTTGGTCGTTGGTCCTTCGTCGTTGGTCGGTTTGGTCGTTACTCAAAATGAAAATAGAGGTGAACTATGAAAATTTGTCCTTATTGCGCCGAAGAAATTCAAGATGAAGCTGTTAAATGCCATTATTGCGGCGAGTTTTTGGATGGCCACCCGCGTTCTCAGCAACAGGTGGTCGTGGCGCACGGAGCCTATTGGGGCTATGAGTACCGCTCTAAACTTGAAGTGTTGGGCTGGCCGCTCATTCATATTGCCCAGGGCATTAACCCTGAAACGGGACGGCCTCGCGTGGCCAGGGGCATCATTGCCATTGGCAACATTGCCATCGGCCTGATTGCTATTGGGGGGATCGCATTGGGGGGCTTTGTGCTGGGTGGTTTGGGGCTGGGTGTAATTGCCGTGGGCGGCGTTGCGGCCGGCTGGGTGGCCCTGGGCGGCATGGCTCTGGCCCTTTACCTGGCCCTGGGCGGCATGGCCGTTTCCCTGGTGTACGCCATTGGAGGCATGGCCCTGGGGCCGCACACCATCAGCGCGTTAGGCGCGGATCCCGAGATGTTACAAATGCTGGAGAAATGGTTCCCGGAAAGCAGCACCTTTTCAGCGGGTGGGCGTTAAGACAATAGCAACGCTCCCACCGACCCGGCAATTAGCCATTGCGCGGCAAAGTAGGTGGACAGGCTCAAGGCGCGGGCAAACTTGTGCGGGCCACGAAAACGGTTGAGGGCCAAGATGGAATCTGATACCACAAACAGCACCGCACCGACGAAGGCCAGCAGCGCCACTGCTCGGCTCAATTGAACCAGCCAGCGGGCCCAGGCCAGCCAGGCCATCACCAAGATTACGGCAATATAAATGATCACGGGCAGTTTTAATTTTCCCAACCCCGGCGATACCATCATATAAACAACTACGCCGTAAATAACCAGCAAAATCAACGGCCACCAGGCCAGCGTGTCAAGGTCTGAGATGAACGCGGCAATATAACATAGGTGCGCCACCAGAAAGGCGCCCAGCCCGGCGGCAAAACG encodes:
- a CDS encoding lysoplasmalogenase, with the translated sequence MLIVVLTILTIIFAAILIRAEYRGPVRHIHLFKPLTMACIVLIAMQGQATPPVYKYLVLAGLIFSMAGDALLMPPWDRFAAGLGAFLVAHLCYIAAFISDLDTLAWWPLILLVIYGVVVYMMVSPGLGKLKLPVIIYIAVILVMAWLAWARWLVQLSRAVALLAFVGAVLFVVSDSILALNRFRGPHKFARALSLSTYFAAQWLIAGSVGALLLS